The Hymenobacter sp. 5317J-9 genome has a window encoding:
- a CDS encoding YicC/YloC family endoribonuclease translates to MLISMTGFGQAHRETDTYTATVELRSVNSKTLDLTLRLPRFLMPHELEIRNAVAKALLRGKVNLNLDFVRPAAARTAATLNKEALVAAFHELKAVAAGLGLPAGEETLLAALRLPGVIPTASEVRDAEPAAEEITWAELQPLLTEALAAMQQFRQDEGQTLTTEILGYVATIRQQLAAVELHDPARIEHVRQRLASHLAELTSHEQFNATRFEQEVLYYIEKLDIAEEKVRLAAHLAYFEEAAHQPDEAVGKKLGFLAQEIGREINTIGSKANDATVQHLVVGMKEELEKIKEQLNNIL, encoded by the coding sequence ATGCTCATTTCCATGACCGGCTTTGGCCAGGCCCACCGCGAAACCGACACCTACACGGCCACCGTCGAACTGCGGTCAGTAAATTCCAAAACTCTCGACCTGACTCTGCGCCTGCCCCGCTTCCTGATGCCGCACGAGCTGGAAATCCGCAACGCGGTGGCCAAGGCCCTGCTGCGCGGCAAAGTCAACCTCAACCTCGATTTTGTGCGCCCGGCCGCAGCCCGCACCGCCGCCACGCTCAACAAAGAAGCGCTGGTAGCCGCCTTCCACGAGTTGAAAGCCGTGGCCGCCGGCCTGGGCCTGCCCGCCGGCGAGGAAACCCTGCTGGCGGCGCTGCGCCTGCCGGGCGTCATCCCCACCGCCTCCGAAGTGCGCGACGCCGAGCCCGCCGCCGAAGAAATTACCTGGGCCGAGCTACAGCCCCTGCTCACCGAAGCGCTGGCGGCCATGCAGCAGTTTCGGCAGGACGAAGGCCAGACGCTGACCACCGAAATTCTGGGCTACGTGGCCACCATCCGGCAGCAGCTGGCCGCCGTGGAGCTGCACGACCCCGCCCGCATCGAGCACGTGCGCCAGCGCCTGGCCAGCCACCTGGCCGAGCTCACCAGCCACGAGCAGTTCAACGCTACGCGCTTCGAGCAGGAGGTGCTCTACTACATCGAGAAGCTCGACATTGCCGAAGAAAAAGTACGCCTGGCCGCTCACTTAGCCTATTTTGAAGAAGCCGCCCACCAGCCCGACGAAGCCGTTGGCAAAAAGCTGGGCTTTCTGGCCCAGGAAATTGGCCGCGAAATCAACACCATCGGCTCCAAGGCCAACGATGCCACGGTGCAGCACCTGGTGGTAGGCATGAAGGAGGAATTGGAAAAAATAAAAGAGCAGCTCAACAACATTCTTTAA
- a CDS encoding glycosyltransferase, with protein MKLPRVLHLPKWYPNRYDDQDGDFVGRHVAAIAAYGGVEGAVLFAAVARGPIPQLIDADEDFDGPWPTLRYYYRAAPTGLALLDKPLKLLLYYWCLLRGYRQLQRHWAGHGPDLVHVHVLLRTGLFAWGLRVLRGVPFVVTEHWTRYLPPRAASISGLRRWLTAAVVRQAAALHTVSANLRDALAALGAQNPVSAVIPNVVDTDLFHPGKPDAVRPARTLLHVAAFNEAAKNLCGLLRAVAGLRAAWPGLRLRIAGYGPDEAQVRQQATDLGLLADGTVVFLGKLAHPAVAAEMRQATGFVLFSNVENLPCVLIEAQASGLPVVATRVGGVPELVPEGSPFGHIVPAGDEAALATALSQLLARAETDPTDAAGLAAAVNSRFGVEAVGRQFGALYRRVLAS; from the coding sequence TTGAAACTGCCCCGCGTTCTGCACCTGCCCAAGTGGTACCCCAACCGCTACGACGACCAGGACGGCGACTTTGTGGGCCGGCACGTGGCCGCCATTGCGGCGTACGGCGGGGTGGAGGGCGCCGTGCTGTTTGCGGCCGTGGCGCGCGGCCCCATCCCGCAACTGATTGACGCCGATGAGGATTTCGACGGGCCCTGGCCCACGCTGCGCTACTACTACCGCGCCGCGCCTACCGGCCTGGCCCTACTCGACAAGCCGCTGAAGCTGCTGCTTTACTACTGGTGCCTGCTGCGCGGCTACCGGCAGCTGCAGCGGCATTGGGCCGGCCACGGCCCCGACCTGGTGCACGTGCACGTGCTGCTGCGCACGGGGCTGTTTGCCTGGGGCTTGCGGGTGCTGCGCGGCGTTCCCTTCGTCGTGACGGAGCACTGGACGCGCTACCTGCCGCCGCGCGCGGCCAGCATTTCGGGGCTGCGCCGCTGGCTGACGGCGGCCGTGGTACGCCAGGCCGCGGCCCTGCATACGGTGAGCGCCAACCTGCGCGACGCCCTGGCCGCGCTGGGTGCCCAAAATCCGGTTTCGGCGGTGATACCGAACGTGGTGGATACCGACCTGTTTCATCCCGGCAAGCCTGATGCGGTTCGGCCGGCACGCACCCTGCTGCACGTGGCGGCCTTCAACGAAGCGGCCAAAAACCTGTGCGGGCTGTTGCGCGCCGTGGCCGGCCTGCGCGCCGCCTGGCCGGGCCTGCGCCTGCGCATTGCCGGCTACGGCCCCGATGAAGCCCAGGTGCGCCAGCAGGCCACCGACCTGGGCCTGCTGGCCGACGGCACGGTGGTTTTTCTGGGCAAGCTGGCCCACCCGGCGGTGGCGGCCGAGATGCGCCAAGCCACCGGCTTCGTGCTGTTTTCCAACGTCGAAAACCTGCCCTGCGTACTTATCGAAGCCCAAGCCAGCGGCCTGCCGGTGGTGGCCACCCGCGTGGGCGGCGTGCCCGAGCTGGTGCCCGAAGGCAGCCCGTTCGGCCACATAGTGCCGGCCGGCGACGAGGCAGCGCTGGCCACGGCCCTGAGCCAGCTGCTGGCCCGTGCCGAAACTGACCCCACCGATGCCGCCGGGCTGGCCGCGGCGGTAAATAGTCGCTTTGGGGTGGAAGCGGTGGGCCGGCAGTTTGGGGCGCTCTACCGCCGGGTGCTGGCCAGCTGA
- a CDS encoding polysaccharide biosynthesis C-terminal domain-containing protein produces the protein MPRRNAWHLLLPAYGWAAVVSVGGAVAVGLLRPVSAEYVLHLGAVTLVQVLLSINLFLLLGRKHEQVYNVLTTAQAALLALALAVAFAAAHWLEVRVYYYANYLAYGLPWLLSLGLLLRLPDAWGSRRARRRVVARELARHSRSAHFSNLLTFANYRFGYYAVAYLASARALGVLSVGVALAEAIWLIPRSTALIQYVALVNAANQREQTHAALRGSRLTLLATAGAVLVLAAVPTAWLAAFFGPEFGAAHGVILALAPGIMAYGAAMQASSYFSGTARYGVNNRAALLGLAVTVPACLVLVPRLGMTGAALGMSASYAATAAYLLVHFRRAIGAAWPDLLPGTADLRWLALRLRSTAE, from the coding sequence GTGCCGCGCCGCAATGCCTGGCACCTGCTGCTGCCGGCCTACGGCTGGGCCGCGGTGGTGAGCGTGGGCGGGGCCGTAGCGGTGGGCCTGCTGCGGCCGGTATCGGCGGAATACGTGCTGCACCTGGGGGCCGTGACGCTGGTGCAGGTGTTGCTGTCCATCAACCTGTTTCTGCTGCTGGGGCGCAAGCACGAGCAGGTGTATAATGTGCTCACCACGGCCCAGGCCGCGCTGCTGGCGCTGGCGCTGGCGGTGGCGTTTGCCGCGGCCCACTGGCTGGAAGTGCGGGTGTATTACTACGCCAACTACTTGGCTTATGGCCTGCCGTGGCTGCTCAGCCTGGGGCTGCTGCTGCGCCTGCCCGATGCCTGGGGCAGCCGCCGCGCCCGCCGCCGGGTGGTGGCCCGCGAGCTGGCCCGCCACAGCCGGAGCGCGCATTTTTCCAACCTACTCACCTTTGCCAACTACCGCTTCGGCTACTACGCGGTGGCGTACCTGGCCAGCGCCAGGGCGCTGGGCGTGCTTTCGGTGGGCGTGGCCTTGGCCGAGGCCATCTGGCTGATACCGCGCAGCACGGCCCTCATTCAGTACGTGGCGCTGGTGAATGCCGCCAATCAGCGCGAGCAAACCCACGCGGCCCTGCGCGGCAGCCGGCTCACGCTGCTGGCCACGGCTGGCGCGGTGCTGGTGCTGGCGGCCGTGCCCACGGCCTGGCTGGCGGCTTTTTTCGGGCCGGAGTTTGGGGCGGCGCACGGGGTCATTCTGGCGTTGGCGCCCGGCATCATGGCGTATGGGGCGGCCATGCAGGCCAGCTCCTATTTCAGCGGCACGGCGCGCTATGGTGTGAACAACCGCGCGGCCCTGCTGGGCTTGGCCGTGACGGTGCCCGCCTGCCTGGTGCTGGTGCCCCGCCTGGGCATGACCGGTGCGGCGCTGGGCATGTCGGCCTCTTACGCGGCCACAGCGGCGTACTTGCTGGTGCATTTCCGCCGCGCCATTGGTGCCGCCTGGCCGGACCTGCTGCCCGGTACCGCCGATTTGCGCTGGCTGGCGCTGCGCTTAAGGAGCACGGCAGAATGA
- a CDS encoding gliding motility-associated C-terminal domain-containing protein, whose product MKLFLLVAAGVLQLGFGTAATAHTTPPTRPERTLEFVENKGQWDDRARYVAALPGGRLFAEPDGLTFSLLASGSLDRPGHGTHKQRRPAADSLLHGHALQLRFAGAAPATITPTEATEERRNYFLGQDPTRWATGVRGFRELRYAGLWPGVNACVYESADQHLEYDFEVAPGARPEAIALRHDGATGLQLDAEGNLLVRTSVGTLVERAPQAWQTTARGRRKAVACRYALADGTVRFALGHYDKTLPLVIDPVVVFATYTGSTADNWGFTATYDAQGNLYSGGIVFSLGYPASSGAFRTQFSGVIDIGVIKYNTSVNGPAARVWASYIGGSNADFPTSLVVNSQGELLLLGASSSNNYPTTAGALQRTFNQGFYTDPYGYGFDYALPNGSDLVITRFSANGTGLVGSTYLGGSGNEGVLPLNVNTTTQLAHNYGDPFRGDILVDAADNVYVASNTSSSDFPLARGFATSYRGGTTDGLVLKLNPTLTALTWGSYLGGGASDAAYSIQVEPTSGDVYVAGGTLSPNFPTTAGSLRPAALGDVDGFVARISASGTSLLRASYLGTPAYDQSYFLQLGTDGGVYVLGQTAGAYPTTPGLFITPNGRQFIHKLDPNLSTTQLATVFGSGRNSIDLDPTAFLVDRCDRVYVCGWGGGHNTNLFGEPYLALNGPMSGMPITPGALQISTDSRDFYLVQFAAGLGSLAYGTYYGDTNGTDDHVDGGTSRFDPRGVVYQAVCACGFGSGFPIPPGANTYSTFNPSGNCNNAAFVFNFEPSIANAGADQTVCATAGPQPLVGNPTGGIWSGPGVTGSLATGFFFTPSVALVGVQSLTYTVLSSGLCTTTGTRRVTVTAPPTVAITAPLQATYCAPGLNNPALPVVPLTAAPAGGVWSGSGVVTGGSTGVYFDPNRAVGTYQVIYTLSVGGCVVQDSRTVAITRLAAPVLPADTMLCPGSTQRFALRGSPAGGIWTGAGVSGSPATGFYFTPPAGFVGPATLSYVVSSGGCSATSTRRVLVAAVPTLTAAAAPVNCPEARLAPLTLRFTAGAPVAGTSLSWDFGDGTQSTENSPTHTYTAPGKYQPVARLRYNASQCETQLALPVVEVLASKIPNIITPNGDDQNQTFRLGPDCPPHLQIFSRWGQKVFEAAAYRNDWQAEGQPDGVYYYLITYPDGRQLKGTVEVVR is encoded by the coding sequence ATGAAGCTATTTCTACTCGTAGCGGCGGGCGTGCTGCAGCTGGGTTTCGGCACCGCGGCCACGGCCCATACCACGCCCCCGACCCGACCCGAGCGCACGTTGGAATTTGTGGAAAACAAAGGCCAGTGGGACGACCGCGCCCGATACGTGGCCGCCCTGCCCGGCGGCCGCCTATTTGCCGAGCCCGACGGCCTCACGTTCTCGTTGCTGGCCAGCGGCAGCCTCGACCGGCCCGGCCACGGCACCCACAAGCAGCGCCGGCCCGCCGCCGACAGCCTGCTGCACGGCCACGCCCTGCAGCTGCGCTTTGCGGGCGCGGCCCCGGCCACCATCACCCCCACCGAGGCCACCGAGGAGCGGCGCAACTACTTCCTGGGCCAAGACCCCACGCGCTGGGCCACCGGCGTGCGCGGCTTCCGCGAGCTGCGCTACGCCGGCCTGTGGCCCGGCGTGAACGCCTGCGTGTACGAAAGCGCCGACCAGCACCTGGAATACGACTTTGAAGTGGCGCCCGGCGCCCGCCCCGAGGCCATTGCCCTGCGCCACGACGGCGCCACCGGCCTGCAGCTGGATGCCGAAGGCAACCTGCTGGTGCGCACCAGCGTGGGCACCCTCGTGGAGCGCGCCCCGCAAGCCTGGCAAACCACCGCCCGCGGCCGGCGCAAGGCCGTGGCCTGCCGCTACGCGCTGGCCGACGGCACGGTGCGCTTTGCGCTGGGCCATTATGATAAAACCCTGCCGCTCGTCATCGACCCCGTGGTGGTGTTTGCTACCTATACCGGCTCGACGGCCGACAACTGGGGCTTCACGGCCACCTACGACGCGCAGGGCAACCTCTACTCCGGCGGCATTGTGTTTTCGCTGGGCTACCCGGCCAGCTCGGGCGCTTTTCGCACGCAGTTTTCGGGCGTCATCGACATTGGCGTGATTAAATACAACACCAGCGTGAACGGACCCGCCGCGCGGGTGTGGGCGTCCTATATCGGCGGCAGCAACGCCGACTTTCCCACCAGCCTGGTGGTGAATAGCCAGGGTGAGCTGTTGCTGCTGGGTGCCAGCTCCAGCAACAACTACCCGACCACTGCAGGGGCTTTGCAGCGCACCTTCAACCAAGGCTTTTACACCGACCCCTACGGCTACGGCTTCGACTACGCCCTGCCCAATGGCTCCGATTTGGTGATAACCCGCTTCAGCGCCAATGGCACGGGCCTGGTGGGCTCGACCTACCTGGGCGGCTCGGGCAACGAGGGCGTGCTCCCGCTGAACGTGAACACCACCACCCAGCTGGCCCACAACTATGGCGACCCGTTTCGGGGCGACATTCTGGTGGATGCGGCCGACAACGTGTACGTGGCCAGCAACACTTCTTCCAGCGACTTCCCCTTGGCCCGCGGCTTTGCTACCTCCTACCGGGGCGGCACCACCGATGGCCTGGTGCTCAAGCTCAACCCCACCCTCACGGCCCTTACCTGGGGCAGCTACCTGGGCGGGGGCGCTTCCGATGCCGCGTATTCTATCCAAGTAGAGCCCACGAGCGGCGACGTGTACGTGGCCGGCGGCACGCTGAGCCCCAACTTTCCCACCACGGCCGGCAGCCTGCGGCCGGCGGCCCTAGGCGACGTCGATGGCTTTGTGGCCCGCATCAGCGCCAGCGGCACCAGTCTGCTGCGCGCCAGCTACCTGGGCACGCCGGCCTACGACCAAAGCTACTTCCTGCAATTGGGCACCGACGGCGGCGTGTACGTGCTGGGCCAGACCGCCGGGGCCTACCCCACCACGCCCGGCCTGTTCATTACCCCCAACGGCCGGCAGTTCATTCACAAGCTCGACCCCAACCTGAGCACCACGCAGCTGGCCACGGTATTCGGCAGCGGCCGCAACAGCATCGACCTCGACCCCACGGCCTTCCTGGTGGACCGCTGCGACCGAGTGTATGTGTGTGGCTGGGGCGGCGGGCACAACACCAACTTGTTCGGCGAGCCGTACCTGGCCCTCAATGGCCCCATGTCCGGGATGCCCATCACGCCGGGGGCGCTGCAAATCAGCACCGACAGCCGCGACTTCTACCTGGTACAGTTTGCGGCGGGCCTGGGCAGCTTGGCCTACGGCACGTACTACGGCGACACCAACGGCACCGACGACCACGTGGACGGCGGCACCTCGCGCTTCGACCCGCGCGGCGTGGTGTACCAGGCCGTGTGCGCCTGCGGGTTTGGCTCGGGCTTTCCCATTCCGCCGGGCGCCAATACCTACTCCACCTTCAACCCCAGCGGCAACTGCAACAACGCCGCCTTTGTCTTCAACTTCGAGCCCAGCATCGCCAACGCCGGCGCCGACCAAACGGTGTGTGCCACGGCCGGCCCCCAACCCCTGGTGGGCAACCCGACGGGCGGCATCTGGAGCGGGCCCGGTGTGACGGGCAGCCTGGCCACGGGCTTTTTTTTCACACCCTCGGTGGCGTTGGTGGGAGTGCAAAGCCTGACTTACACCGTGCTCAGCTCGGGGCTGTGCACCACCACCGGCACCCGCCGCGTAACCGTGACGGCCCCGCCCACGGTGGCCATCACGGCGCCGCTACAAGCCACGTACTGCGCCCCCGGGCTCAACAACCCGGCGCTTCCGGTGGTGCCGCTCACCGCCGCGCCCGCCGGCGGGGTGTGGAGCGGCTCGGGCGTCGTCACCGGGGGCAGCACGGGGGTTTATTTCGACCCCAACCGCGCGGTGGGCACCTACCAGGTCATCTACACGCTGAGCGTGGGCGGCTGCGTGGTGCAGGACAGCCGCACCGTGGCCATCACCCGACTGGCGGCGCCCGTGCTGCCCGCCGACACCATGCTGTGCCCCGGCAGCACCCAGCGCTTTGCCCTGCGCGGCAGCCCGGCCGGCGGCATCTGGACGGGCGCCGGCGTGAGCGGCAGCCCGGCCACGGGCTTCTACTTCACGCCGCCAGCTGGCTTTGTGGGCCCCGCCACGCTCAGCTACGTGGTGAGCAGCGGGGGGTGTTCGGCCACTTCCACCCGGCGGGTGTTGGTGGCGGCGGTGCCCACACTCACGGCGGCGGCAGCGCCGGTCAATTGCCCCGAAGCCCGACTGGCACCGCTCACGCTGCGTTTCACGGCCGGCGCACCCGTTGCGGGCACCAGCCTGAGCTGGGATTTTGGCGACGGCACGCAATCGACGGAAAACTCGCCCACCCACACCTACACAGCGCCGGGCAAATACCAGCCCGTGGCGCGCCTGCGCTACAACGCCAGCCAGTGCGAAACCCAACTGGCCCTGCCCGTGGTGGAGGTGCTGGCAAGCAAAATCCCGAACATCATCACCCCCAACGGCGACGACCAAAACCAAACCTTCCGGCTGGGCCCAGACTGCCCCCCGCACCTGCAAATCTTCTCCCGCTGGGGCCAGAAGGTGTTCGAAGCCGCCGCCTACCGCAACGACTGGCAGGCCGAAGGCCAGCCCGACGGCGTGTACTACTACCTCATCACCTACCCCGACGGCCGCCAGCTAAAAGGCACGGTAGAAGTGGTAAGGTGA